The following nucleotide sequence is from Bactrocera oleae isolate idBacOlea1 chromosome 2, idBacOlea1, whole genome shotgun sequence.
GCAACGTCAGCCATACGACTGGTGCTCTTAGCAATGCATGCAAATAATCAAACATGTAGCTGAGGAATTTAGTAACAGAGTATACCTATGTAAATAAGCAATCAAATCAATTACTAAAGTGACAACGTATAGCGCGCTAGTTACATTGAACTCGCCTCAAAGCTCTGCAAGTCATCTAGCAACGGATTGAGCGTTTCTGAGTCATCCTGTCAATGGTTGCTTAAATTACTCGACACAAAGAAATAAAACTGAGTCGCAgctgaaaaaagaaaataaagtgtGCCAGCCGTTCATTCAGAGACTTCGTCATTGTCGTAATCATTAACattgtgtacgtatgtatgtacaagtatatatatgcttttatatgtatgtatgtgccacAAGTATAAGCTATCTACGGCGGGCGCTTTCCTTGTCTTCATCggttttgtttgtttcttttcaTATTCACACCAGAATAATAGTGCGATAAGTTGTAATATAGCGCTTTGTGCCGGTCGTGAACTTTGCAGCTGAGCTAACGCGTTCGTTGCCTGGGCTACGACTAAGTGGTTATCTGCGAGGCAGACAGCAGCTTAATAATCAACTAAATTTATTGTGCATTCACTCGACCcaagtatacatacacatatgtatatgtatgtatgatatatcGCTGTATGGCTGTGGGTATGTTTGGAGATGAAAGAAATTGCTGCAATTTCGCTGGTGATGCCCTAGGTGGAGATTATTGGAGCATTATGAATTGCATTATAACCGGGCGGAAATTTGTTAATGAAAAATGCAGCAATTTTATGTCGAAAAAATATAAGGAAACATACTGGCGTTaggaaaaaatgtaaatgtggAAAAATATACCATGTGAAGAACTATCAGACTGGGCACTAATTTATGTAAGTTTAGACCTTTGCAAATCAagtgaaaatcaaataaatattaataaaacaataaataaagtaaacttcgaagctaaaataccctgcATAGTTACCcttcttataacataaaagtgtatagaaaggtgtttatcttgatttttatcggtcagtttgcataGTAGCTAGATGCTATATTGGAACTTATAAGGTCTCTGACGTTTGTTGTAAACGAGACTAATAtctgtaaacaaaaacaatgtacttttgtatttttgggAAAAGCgtttaaaggaaaaaaatgaGTTTATAAATTGATAAACATATTccgcgattaaaaattattttatcgaCCAAAAGTCGACAAAAAACCGAaacaatttgtatttataagttaaaattttaaacagaagaaaaatttgatattaattatttttcacaacACGTCGCTTTGGAATACATTGAGTATGCGTAAATTAAAGTTGAACGCTTGTTGACCACTCTCCGCAAACAATTTACACTAAAATATTGTAGGTAGTTTGCTTAACGCTTTGTTCGGTATATTTTTCCACAGGCAGCACGCGAATTTGCGATGAGCAAACACAACTGACAATAGTTCAAATGCATAAATGCAAAGCCCCGGTAGCATTTGTGAATGAAGAGAGCGAAAAGCAGCACATTGACATGGCAGTCTGCAACACCTAACCCCAGGCGAAGTCTTGAAGCGAAGgaaaagcgaaataaaaaaaatccgcACACAAAAGATACCCTCGTACTTAGGTAAGCAAGCGCTGTGCAGTCATTAGATAAGAAGAAGCGAAAAAGTTCAACTTGGActcttaaaaagtttaaattatatgtaagcgtttcttttgttattttaatagaGGCAGCGCAAAACATTCACAAACATTGTGGAAAATGACTTAAGcgctaaaataacaataacacaaaACAGCAATGCAGCGCTTGTGGCTGCTGCTAGTTTACTATAAATAGCAAATCTTAGTGACTTCATTCATGTTTATAATTACggcgtttatttattttttgttttttgttgtcttCATATTTATATCTAACATTTTTGTATTCTACTTCTTTCAGCACCGCAATTCGCATCGCAAAATGATAGTATTATTAGATAACTGTTGTATGCGATAAGATATGGAAATTCCATTGCTTTtccaaacaatatttaataaccaccaacaaaaaaaaaaaaaattgtgttgaagttaacatttgaatttgaataaaCATACAATAATCCGCCAgtaagtaaaattaatgttaaaccaacttttcaaataaaaacaaaaaaaattattattgactaACGTTTTATTGTCGCCATGTCggaatttaaatattatgaacaatcgcttttaaatcaataattatttaattctacCGTAATATGCAAAAttgtcttctttttttttagaattggattggattataaacaaattctatacatgtttaatttataaatgtaaactCACTGGTAAgcaccatacatacatacatatacgagtttGCATGGTATTTAGGTAagaatatttgtatgcatggAGATATTTATACAAAGGTTTGTATGCTTAACGCCACACAGCAGTGTTTGTTGCTATTTATGCTTATATTTGACCAACGCTGAACTCAACGATTGAGTGCCGGACAACTATTTTAAGAATGCGAATTGTTCGCACCTGGCTTTTTAGCATATACCTACTCATGCTGAACAAAAATTGGAACAAAATGgaaatttgaataattattgGAATTATTGGAAGTTATTTATTCTTTACAATTCAAATTTGGCAACACGAATTTTGATGaagtcaaattaaaatttgttcatatagaaaacatgttttcaaaatatttacattttatctGCTTAGACATGAATGCAATACATTGTTTATACTATTCCAAATCAGAATTTACCTAAAATCAACTCAAAACTGAAGTCTTAGGTttatacttattattttatccacaatgcatgtttgtatgcagacacatatttttgttataaaggAAGAAATACTGaatacatatttgaaaattttttgtacttaCATTTCTAGATATTTTCCAAACGCTTTTTTTACTCTTAaactatttttcgatttttgttgTGATCTCGTACTACAATTAAAAGTCAAATATTAgtcgtaaataaaaataaggacgaaaaaaaaaaaatcataataaaaaccGGTTGCACTTTTGTTTATGAGAAACACCACGacgaagtatgtatgtatgtctatttgTATATCTATTTTCGAAATCGTGTTATTATTTGACTATTCCTTATTTAGTGAAAATTatcaaatacataaaataaagtaattattaaacaaataattttcattaaatcgCATTTCCTATTATTGTATtaataactcactaaatataTGACGACTTGAGCTATAATGTCTAATCATTATTGCGATGAACAAGTAGGCGTTACActaattatatgtacatttatatatgtatgtatgaacaaataaacaaaaaaacttttgacTCCTTTACTAAACATCTCAAAATATTCATTATGGGATAATCTACCAAAAATTTAAAGGATCTTAAAactatagtttttatttaaatatttgtccaATGAATGTAAAGTGCTCCAACAGAAGGTACCGGCCATACTGTTTACCGTCTGACTAATTCTGAACGTTTATCCGTCCACCCAAATTCGCTTCTTATGCGCAGGAGTATCcaacatatttaaatacatatacaaataagaGTCTGATTAATCACACGCGCCGCAgagaacaaatttttatttttttataaggcCAAAAATAAATTGCGATGCTTTATTTGATTAACAATCGATTTTATGCACCAGAAACTCACAACTTTTTAGAATTTCaccaaataacttaaaaatatattttttttatttagcattCACTTCTTTTATTTGGATATTCTCCGGCTATCGCCATATTTTCTGCccaatttctttgcttttactattcttacattttttattttcgtgtatTTTCAATGCATTCATTCACGTTGTTTCGTAACAATCTGTTATTTTTCGTTTGATTGCACATAAATTCAATCACATTTTACACACtgtgatttcaatttatattaaatatgttatCTGTTATCGAGCGGTTGAGGAGTTTCTGCTCCTAAATTAGTTATATTTCTGAAATAAGGATTAATTACAGTGCGCTCACCAAAACCGTCGAACACACTTAACTCAGCCGTTTCACGAGAAATGACTGCAGTGACAGGTAGATTAGGCCCCAAAATGCATTACTGCGAAAATCCCCCACATTTGTAGTAGtagattttaatatatacacacGTTACCATTAGATGcgactttaataatttttcaaagttgCTCATAGAAATTGTCGATGCTCTCAACTTATTAAAATCTTTTAGAGGGCATACTAAATTTGCCAAGAATTCGGGTttcaaattagaaaataaattaaaaaaattaaacagattGTTTGTAAAGTAAGTTATAACATGCTGAAGTATATTCTATGTGGCATCACTATTGTAGAAGATCTATTGATATGATTTCAATTTAATAAGTTATTccagaatttacataaaatataatttttatgatttttatttaatatatccttttttatttaagttcaaTTGTACTTCATatgattttttacaaatattaattcATTAATATGGTAATGTTCCTATAAAACTGACATTGTTACAGTGTGGCAAGCTTATATGTTGCTTTGtcagtttgtttttatttgtcattttgCGGTAGTAAGTGTGTAGCAAGTTAGGattataatttaaacttttgttagttttttagaataaaagcaATGGTTGGTAGAAATTCTAAGTTGTACTTTAGGTAACTGTTATAACTTATATATTTCCATGTAATTCTAGTTCTCCTTGTTGCATAAAGAAGAGGCGGCACACGATGATGGAGTAAGTTTGCGTTGTGTGTTGaaagttgtaaatattaaacaaatacgaTTTATATTGTAGATTTGGTCATGTTCTTGGGGACGCCTACATCCAGAGGAAGGACAATCCGAAAATAATGCTGACCCAGAAAAAGACGCAGACGCTAGTAATGATTCAATGTACGGTAAAAAGAAGCCTGAACCGGTTGATTTTATTGTAACCGGCGGACTGGATGATTTGGTGAAAGTGTGGGATATTCGAGACGATGACCAATTAAAACTACGTCACACCTTGAAAGGACATTCTTTAGGTGTTGTTTCTGTGGCTGTCAGTCCTGATGGAAAAAGTGAGTGTTAAAACGTCGAACTAAATACAATAGTTtactatatgtgtttgttttaatttagcAATTGCGAGTAGCTCTTTAGACTCAAGCCTCTGCTTTTGGGATTCTAAAACTGGccaacaaaaacatttgctttcgtTTGGGCCAGTTGATCTGTGGACTGTAGCTTTTTCTCCCTGCAACAAATATGTGATTTCGGGATCTAATGATGGAAAAATTTCAATGTATAGCGTTGAAACTGGAAAGGTGGAACAAGTACTAGATCCccaaaatggaaaatttacGCTAAGCATTGCCTATGTAAGTTTAAGATGAACAGCATTGAATCGAACTTttaaaaccataaaataaatataaatgtaatggCAATAACATAATTGTAGAGTCCAGATGGAAAATACATAGCAAGTGGTGCTATAGATGGCATTATCACTATATTTGATGTGGCTGCAGGCAAAGTGGCGCAAACTTTGGAAGGTCACGCCATGTCGGTTCGAAGCTTATGCTTTTCGCCAAACTCGCAGATGCTGCTAACGGCTTCTGATGATGGGCATATGAAACTATATGATGtgtatgtataaagtgtatacaGTTACCACGGTTACTACGAGTTCtctcattttttttatagagcTCACTCGGACGTCGCTGGTACTTTATCAGGTCATGCTTCGTGGGTGCTGTGTGTCTCGTTCTCCGAAGATGGTAAACATTTCGCTTCTTCTTCTAGTGATATGAGCGTAAAAATTTGGGATTTCGCCGAACGCAAGTGCATGCATACATTTTCAGAGCACAGTGACCAAGCTTGGGGCGTAAAATACAGTTTATCAGATGACAAAGTTATATCAGTATCGGAAGACAAGTCCTTAAATTTGTATAATTGTCCGCCTAACATTGTTGCTTAACATAATTCAATAGAAATGGATATTTTACATCGAATTGATTTCGACGCGAAAATTTGTAGCATTTAATTCATATTTGATAACAATTATTTCTACTTATCAACTATCGTCTACATTGAGCTTTAATGCATTACTCCAAACGACAAAATGTAGTATAACTTGTTGATAGAAGTAACAAGACGTGACCGGTTAATAATCCGGATAGCTAATGTAACGGCTGGAGTATTAATcttcttttttgctttcaattaatttattactGGATTGGGATAGAATACGTTCCTTTTGACCTTTATCTGGGATGTACACgttaaagcttttaaaataatgaagaatgTTATCTAAAAAATATCGCTATTATTCAAGCAGGcagaaaaagttatttaaaaaaacccaTTTACCGACAACTTCTTCCTTCAATTTATAGTCTGACGCAATTCTTTGTTTCGTCCACAATTCTGGGTCGCTTTGATGATCTGTTATGAATTGCATCGCTTGTCGCAGTGTACAACGACCTGCCACAACTCGTGTTGGTTCTCTGTACCCATACTCGAAATCTTGTGGGGTTTTTCTACTTAATGGAAGCGGTTTATTAGGGTCTGTGCGTTGTGCAGCATAGTCAATctatttataatgaaatttattaatgCATGTTAAAAAATTGAGTACAATTTCCATTTAACCCACAAATTTATCCTCCGAAGttacataaacattttttaatcgaTCATCCAGcgctacattttttttgtttagtttatcAACTAGCTGCGGATccactaaataaatataaattatctaaattttcattttaagtcATCAAATGATTTCATATTTACATTCAAGAGCTCGCTGCATATCCTGTATATTGGATTCGAATTTCGGTGCCGGCACAGGCTTGTCACGCTCTAGTATGCGATGTGCCCTATTTTCCACATTGAATCGGTTCATTTTATTGGCGACCATTGACATGACTTTAcccatattgtattatatttatatttcttttaactgCGGTTTCAGTTTAGGACACCtacaaaataattgtatatgtagatatgaaataacctaaaataaaagtgaattgAACCAGCTGTTTCCAGTAGTGTCAACTTCACAAACATAGGGTGacaaatattcatattcatattctaATAAGCCCAAACTGAAAATAAACTATTGGTCTTTTGTATTATGTAACaacatatttatgcaaattactAAACTAAATCTAATCCCtttcgaaatataatataaaccaaTTCTTTAAGTAACTTTCTCTAAATATATTGTGTTAAAAATTGAGTGTGAAAATGCAGCACTGCGAACAATTAATTGTTCAGTACCAACGAGTGTGTTTGACCGAATACATACTCGCCGAACGTCATCTCGTTGCATTTGCTATTGTTCATCGTTCTTTGCGTGTGCTCTAAActttttatcattattattttccaattaGACGCGTCGAAatcgaacaaaaatattaacaaaatattatttactgtgAAAATACTCTTATGTGATGTTTGTGAAGTGTATTTATGCAAGGTGAGAAGGAGTATattgaatttaaagttgtggAATTTCAGTGAGTTCCCCGAGTTCTGGTATTCGTTCGTAATAAGAGGAATTCGTTTGACCCCGTCTCCTCCCATGCGTTTGTCCAATACGATATCAAAGATACGAATGAATCTAGTACAATAAATTGCTCGCTGCTTTGTTGTGTGCTGTGCTCTCGCTCGACGTTCCGTGCCTCTGTGTGTCTAGATATCTGTCGGTCTGCTGTTGATTGTCTTTCAAATAGCTCAAATGCAACAGTTCCGCACGTGTAAAAAGTATACTTTGAcagtgaaatgaaataaataagaaaatatacgcTATTTTTCTACTGGCATCATATATAAATTCGGTTTATGGAATCAAAACTTGAATACGTAAACTTTGTTACAAGTGCAATTAAGACGGTTGTGATAAATGCTTATTAGATATATTTTGATAGTGTGTTTATGTGCGTAATGGGTACATTAATTACGATATGAAGAATTTTAGGATTATATCGTtcaattgtaaaattcaaaacacGACCAAGTGaagaaaatcaaattaaatacaaaagttgtattaaaatactgcaaaaaaggatatgtggtataaaagaaatttaaaaatctaattATAATTTGCAACTGTATATAAGTGTAACTGGACATTGTTAACCAGTTGTGGTGTAACTGTTAATGATTCTAATGTTACCTCATGATCCCGTTTCCCATGTAAACTGTTTGCACCTAAGAAActataatatttgcatttttaagctAAAATTATGTGCATAAAAACGTACCTATTACAaatcttgaaaaatattaaaaaaaaaatatatttaaaaaatttaaaaatatttcttatttcataataatgtcaaaaaaataaattagttttcattattgaaaaaaattaatttaagggtttttattgttgttgctacgtGAATATAATAACAATACAGTAGTGGGCAAAAAATTaagctgttaatttttttaaaattttatttacaaagctAAGAACATTAgtatataatttctaaaaataagcGTTCTGAAAGAATTCCtaaaaacttgaaatttatACTTTGAATGCAAAGGAAAGTTCTGCTTCGTCAAGGACTTTTTATCGTGAGTTTACCTATAAGTACCTATTTAATAGAGATATTTGGTGTCAAATTAAACGTTTACTTTAAGcttacattttttgctttttaaaattgtacAGTCAGTCTATGATATATGAGCAAAAGATATATTCcgctttataataatattttgagtgaaaatataaactgttttaaaaattctccagtaaaaaaaaaaaatattctatggAGAACGTgtgtgtttatacatatatgtatgtatttttacacTTCCtcttaaaacaacaataatccAATTATTTTGTACGTGAAACAGAAATTGACAATAAAGTGGACTATTTACCGTGTATgtgtaatttataataatatttcgttttttattcaatttgacAGTTCTATGAAATGAAGTTATGGTgcgaatttacatacatacatatgtatacggaACAgtcacttttattattttgaccacagctgtatgtacataaacattTCTGCTAAGAATCAGATcaagtaaatatatacttgcatgataaaaaaaatgcgcGCGCAGCCATTGCACTTAGATGGCAAATAGTAAAAGATTGCGCTTCTTGCATGATAATTTGCGAATAGTGGACAccaatgtaaatatatgcatccatacatatatatatatacatacataggtaaatatttaaatacctaTGACACTCGCACGAAGGCACGATCataacaacaacggcaacaacatTTACGAATATTTCTACGTTTAAAACATATTCACAAAAGTAGCTACAAAAATGTATTCTATATGCCGCCTCCAACTTCATTGGCAGCGACGTAAGCGGCTACAGTCGTTACTTCTGCCTCTGCCACTGCCGCTGCTTACGCTACATTATCTAGCAAAGCAACACTACGTCAACGTTTAACACTAACAACATCGTCAGTCACACATGGCAAACACCTACTATGCACATAGGTATTCTGCGCCAACCGAATGGCTAGATGACTGTTGGGGCTGGTTTACTTGAGGGGCCCGCAAGCAACGCTTATTGCGCTGGCGCATTCATAcctatttatatgtttatgtatatgtagtatgtGTTTACAAGCGTTGGTAAACgatgaaaacatttttgaaattccaTTCACATTCCAGTATGCATTTCGAGTGCGAGTGGAGGCGACGCGGCAATGTAATGTGAATTgtaatgtgtgtatatgtatgtatgtacatatgtaagtgagCAAATATGTATTCTTTATAGCTGTGtgggaatacatacatacatatggacataATTTGTCGGCATTATCACTATAAACCTATTACTGTCTGGAGACCTCAAGGACCAAACAAGCAAAAAAATCTCCAAGAGACGTGGCTTGTGAGCATGAATCAGCACATTCAGCAAAGAACTAGTAGGTGAATGGAGAAGTGATTACCTATCGCGTGCGGTAATGAGGCGGCAATTACAAGTGGATTCGTTGGGATAGAAGATCGAAAAGTTTTCAACTAAGCCTCTACAAGTGATCAAGCTATAAAAAgtgcatataatatgtatgtatgtatgttaaataaaaactccAAGTGGGTTGGGATTTAGTGACAAAGTGGACATTTGGTCATGCCTGGTGAATATTTGGTCTGCTAGATCGGTTAAACTTTACCACCATTGAAGTGGTGGGGGTGAACTGTGTGCAGTGTGTATATGTGCGCTTGTTGCATTAGTTTTGCTTTTGGTATTTGCTTTGATCACATTACTGTCAGTGTTTATGGGTTTTCTCTTTCTGCATTATTGCTTTTATCTTTGGCAATGTGGAATGATGTCGTTGCCATTGTAGTACTCTTAGCGAAAATGTTGCGCTTTGCAATTTAATGGTATGCGCTTATGCGCTTCATCTGTCAGTCATGTCATATTTTATGAAGTTTACAATTGGCCTCTTCTACTTTGTATGTGCGcaaaattgtatttgtaatatACTACCACTTTCAAATAATAAACAGTAAGCTAGGCAACACCAACTACCTCCGGGGAACAGCAGTACTGCATTACGTTCAGTAACAGGAGTCCTTTTGAAGTCACATCATTTACATAATCTGGCCTCGTATTCCTATCCCTCCCTCCCACAAAAAGACGGTTGTAAACAtttacagagtataaaagttttgatatGCTCAAATCTTTAATATTTCCTTGCATTGCCTTATTAACGAAATgctaattattgaattaaaaagtgaaatataatactcgatttttgtttaattttaattttattaatttatatattttaccctgaacagggtatattaagtttgccacgtagtttaaaaaacccagaagaaaacgtcgcagaccctataaaatatacataagggGTGATCCAGTTCAGGTAccctacttttttttttaagaaaaaaacacagaa
It contains:
- the LOC106615202 gene encoding superkiller complex protein 8, with translation MFSLLHKEEAAHDDGIWSCSWGRLHPEEGQSENNADPEKDADASNDSMYGKKKPEPVDFIVTGGLDDLVKVWDIRDDDQLKLRHTLKGHSLGVVSVAVSPDGKTIASSSLDSSLCFWDSKTGQQKHLLSFGPVDLWTVAFSPCNKYVISGSNDGKISMYSVETGKVEQVLDPQNGKFTLSIAYSPDGKYIASGAIDGIITIFDVAAGKVAQTLEGHAMSVRSLCFSPNSQMLLTASDDGHMKLYDVAHSDVAGTLSGHASWVLCVSFSEDGKHFASSSSDMSVKIWDFAERKCMHTFSEHSDQAWGVKYSLSDDKVISVSEDKSLNLYNCPPNIVA
- the LOC106615203 gene encoding protein NDUFAF4 homolog, which gives rise to MGKVMSMVANKMNRFNVENRAHRILERDKPVPAPKFESNIQDMQRALELDPQLVDKLNKKNVALDDRLKNVYVTSEDKFIDYAAQRTDPNKPLPLSRKTPQDFEYGYREPTRVVAGRCTLRQAMQFITDHQSDPELWTKQRIASDYKLKEEVVDNILHYFKSFNVYIPDKGQKERILSQSSNKLIESKKED